From the Salarias fasciatus chromosome 16, fSalaFa1.1, whole genome shotgun sequence genome, one window contains:
- the med14 gene encoding mediator of RNA polymerase II transcription subunit 14 isoform X2 gives MAPVQIGADGQLVPLGGPVVSGPQPPPPGTPATQGVRLSLLIEFLLQRTYHEITLLAELLPRKTDMERKIEIVQFASRTRQLFVRLLALVKWASNAGKVEKCAMISSFLDQQTILFVDTADRLASLARDALVHARLPSFAIPFAIDVLTTGSYPRLPTCIRDKIIPPDPITKAEKQTTLSQLNQILRHRLVTTDLPPQLANLTVANGRVKFRVEGEFEATLTVMGDDPDIPWRLLKLEILVEDKETGDGRVLVHSLQVNFIHELVQARLCADEKPLQDMYNCLHSFCLSLQLEVLHSQTLMLIRERWGDLVQEERYVPAKYLTLAVWNQQVLGRKTGTASVHKVTIKIDESDGSKPLQISHEPPLPACDSKLMERAMKIDHLSVEKLLIDSVHARSNQKLQELKAILKTSNPSDNSFIETALPTLIIPILEPCGRSECLHIFVDLHSGMFQPMLYGLDQSMLDDIEKTINDDMKRITSWLQQLKFWLGEQRCRQSVKHLPTVCTDILHLSNSASHPVGSLSKHKLFIKLTRLPQYYIVVEMLEVPGSPIALEYKYSFLSVSQLEGDDGPMCAQLLQHFKPNLEHLVQDTTAGRGVRAGAKRKISGDQGDSEPKKPKRSGEMCAFNKVLAHLVAMCDTNMPFIGLRTELSNMEIPNQGVQVEGDRSSHAIRLLKIPQCKGVGEETRRALERSLLDCTFRLQGRNNRTWVAELVLANCPLNSTHSKEQASTRHVYLTYENPLSEPVGGRKVVEMFLNDWNAISQLYQCVLNFSRALPEMPSYLSLFSEVRLYNYRKLVLCYGSTKGSSVTIQWNSNSQRFHLSLGTVGPNSGCSNCHNIILHQLQEMFNKGPNVMQLLQVLFDTQAPLNAINKLPTVPMLGLTQRTNTAYQCFSILPQSPTHIRLAFRNIYCIDIYCRSRGVVAIRDGAYSLFDNTKIVEGFYPAPGLKTFLNMFVDSNQDARRRSVNEDDNPPSPVDVMEGLINQLPAQQPPQAMRGGAGGVYPPLTSPPPNYHPNVTPSPSMMPTQSPGALDPSSPYAMVSPSHRVQWPGSPQVSGPSPGARIHGMSPGNPSLHSPIPDPHSPRAGTSSQIMPTSMPPPRKLPQRPWAASIPTILTHNALHVLLLPSPTPCLVPGLAGSYLCSPLERFLGSVIMRRHLQRIIQQEASLTIVNSNEPGVIMFKTDVLKCRVALNPKNYQTLQLKVTPENTGPWSQEELQVLERFFETRVAGPPFKYNTLNAFTKLLGAPTNILRDCVRIMKLELFPDQAGQLKWNVQFCLTIPPSAPPIAPPGTIAVVLKSKMLFFLQLTQRIPVPQEPVSIIVPIVYDMATGLTQQADIPRQPSSSGAAALMVSNILKRFNELHPARPGECTIFASVHELMANLTLPPGTRQ, from the exons ATGGCTCCGGTGCAGATCGGGGCTGATGGGCAGCTCGTCCCGCTTGGCGGTCCGGTCGTTTCGGGACCTCAGCCACCACCACCCGGGACGCCGGCTACACAAGGGGTCCGACTCAGCCTGCTTATCGAGTTTCTCCTCCAGAGGACCTACCATGAAATCACCCTGCTGGCTGAGCT gCTCCCCAGGAAAACTGACATGGAGAG GAAAATTGAGATTGTCCAGTTTGCGAGTCGCACCAGGCAGCTGTTCGTACGCCTGTTGGCCCTCGTGAAGTGGGCGAGCAATGCAGGAAAAGTTGAGAAGTGTGCG ATGATCTCCAGCTTCCTGGACCAGCAGACCATCTTATTTGTGGACACAGCAGATCGACTAGCGTCGTTGGCCCGAGACGCCCTGGTTCATGCCCGTCTGCCCAGCTTCGCCATCCCCTTCGCCATCGACGTGCTCACCACAGGCTCATACCCTCGCTTGCCTACGTGCATTCGG gatAAGATCATTCCTCCAGACCCCATCACCAAGGCAGAGAAGCAGACCACGTTAAGCCAGCTGAATCAGATTCTACGACACCGCCTTGTCACCACAGATTTACCCCCTCAGCTGGCAAATCTCACAGTCG ctAATGGCCGTGTAAAGTTTCGAGTGGAGGGAGAGTTCGAGGCCACCTTGACCGTGATGGGTGACGACCCCGATATTCCCTGGAGGCTGCTGAAGTTGGAGATTCTCGTTGAGGATAAAGAAACCGGAG ACGGTCGAGTTCTGGTCCATAGTCTGCAGGTGAACTTCATCCACGAGTTGGTCCAGGCGCGGCTCTGCGCGGATGAAAAGCCCCTGCAGGACATGTACAACTGCTTGC ACTCCTTCTGCCTGTCGCTGCAGCTCGAGGTGCTCCACTCGCAGACTTTGATGCTGATCAGAGAGCGCTGGGGAGACCTGGTGCAGGAGGAGCGATACGTGCCTGCAAAATACCTCACGCTCGCTGTCTGGAA CCAACAAGTTTTGGGAAGGAAAACGGGTACAGCGTCAGTACATAAAGTCACCATTAAGATTGATGAATCAGATGGATCGAAGCCATTACAGATCTCCCATGAGCCTCCTCTCCCTGCCTGTGACTCCAAATTAATGGAGAGAGCAATGAAG ATTGATCACCTGTCAGTGGAGAAACTTTTGATCGACAGCGTGCACGCCCGATCCAATCAGAAGCTACAGGAACTGAAGGCCATACTTAAAACCAGCAATCCCAGTGACAACT CATTCATCGAGACAGCTTTACCCACACTCATTATTCCCATACTGGAGCCCTGCGGACGTTCAGAGTGCCTACACATTTTTGTTGACTTGCACTCTGGCATGTTTCAGCCCATGCTGTATGGATTAG ATCAGTCCATGCTGGATGACATTGAGAAGACCATCAACGACGACATGAAGCGCATCACGTCTTGGCTTCAACAACTGAA GTTCTGGTTGGGGGAGCAGCGGTGTCGACAGTCAGTGAAACACCTCCCCACTGTGTGCACTGATATCCTTCACCTCTCCAACTCGGCTTCTCACCCCGTTGGCAGCCTGTCCAAACACAAGCTCTTCATCAAACTGACACGTCTTCCACAGTACTACATT gTGGTGGAAATGCTGGAAGTGCCTGGCAGTCCCATCGCATTGGAGTACAAGTACTCCTTCCTGTCGGTGTCTCAGCTGGAGGGAGACGATGGACCCATGTGTGCACAGCTTCTGCAGCATTTTAAACCCAACCTGGAACATCTTGTGCAGGACACGACAGCGGGGAGAGGGGTCCGAGCTGGGGCTAAGAGAAAG ATTTCTGGAGATCAGGGAGACTCGGAGCCAAAAAAGCCAAAGCGGTCTGGGGAAATGTGTGCCTTCAACAAAGTGCTGGCTCACCTCGTGGCGATGTGCGACACCAACATGCCTTTCATTGGCCTAAGGACAGAG ctttccAACATGGAAATTCCAAATCAGGGTGTCCAAGTAGAGGGAGACCGCAGCAGTCATGCAATACGTTTACTGAA GATTCCTCAGTGTAAAGGTGTTGGAGAGGAGACCAGGAGAGCTTTGGAGCGATCGCTGCTCGACTGCACATTCCGCCTGCAGGGCAGGAACAACAGAACCTGGGTGGCCGAACTGGTTCTGGCCAACTGCCCGCTCAACAGCACTCACAGCAAGGAACAAG CCTCCACGCGACACGTGTACCTGACCTATGAGAACCCGCTGTCCGAGCCGGTGGGCGGCCGAAAGGTTGTGGAGATGTTCCTCAACGACTGGAACGCCATCAGTCAGCTCTACCAGTGTGTTCTCAATTTCTCCCGTGCCCTGCCAG AGATGCCGTCTTACCTGAGCCTGTTCTCGGAGGTGCGGCTCTATAACTACCGTAAGCTGGTGCTGTGCTACGGCAGCACCAAGGGGAGCTCCGTCACCATCCAGTGGAACTCCAACAGCCAGCGGTTCCACCTCTCCCTGGGCACCGTGGGGCCAAACTCGGGCTGCTCCAACTGCCACAACAtcatcctccaccagctccaggaGATGTTCAACAAAGGCCCAAATgtgatgcagctgctgcag GTGCTTTTTGACACGCAGGCTCCCCTGAATGCAATCAACAAGCTGCCGACCGTGCCCATGCTGGGCCTCACCCAGCGCACCAACACCGCCTACCAGTGCTTCTCCATCCTGCCCCAGTCCCCGACTCACATCCGCCTGGCATTCAGGAACATCTACTGCATCGACATCTACTGCCGCAGCCGCGGCGTGGTCGCAATCAGGGACGGCGCCTACAGCCTCTTTGACAACACCAAGATCGTGGAGGGCTTCTATCCTGCTCCCGGACTCAAG ACCTTCCTCAACATGTTCGTGGACAGCAACCAGGACGCTCGCAGACGCTCGGTCAACGAAGACGACAACCCGCCGTCGCCGGTGGACGTGATGGAGGGTCTGATCAACCAGCTGCCGGCTCAGCAGCCTCCGCAGGCCAtgaggggcggggctggaggcgTCTATCCTCCCCTCACCTCCCCGCCACCCAACTACCACCCCAACGTCACCCCGTCCCCGTCCATGATGCCCACCCAGtccccag GTGCTCTGGACCCCAGCTCTCCGTACGCCATGGtgtctcccagccacagggtcCAGTGGCCGGGCTCGCCGCAGGTCTCAGGACCTTCTCCCGGGGCGCGGATCCACGGCATGTCTCCCGGAAACCCTTCGCTGCACTCGCCTATTCCTGACCCTCATTCACCACGTGCTGGGACCA GTTCCCAAATCATGCCCACCAGTATGCCTCCACCCCGCAAGCTACCTCAGCGCCCCTGGGCCGCCTCCATTCCCACCATCCTCACCCACAATGCCTTGCACGTGCTCCTGCTCCCCTCGCCCACCCCCTGCCTGGTGCCGGGCCTGGCGGGAAGCTACCTCTGCTCGCCGCTGGAGCGCTTTCTGGGCTCGGTCATCATGAGACGCCACCTCCAGAGGATCATCCAGCAGGAGGCCAGC TTAACCATCGTGAACTCCAATGAGCCTGGAGTGATCATGTTCAAGACCGACGTGCTCAAATGCAGAGTGGCTCTGAACCCAAAGAACTACCAGACGCTGCAGCTCAAAGTCACTCCGGAGAACACGGGTCCCTGGTCCCAGGAGGAGCTCCAGGTGCTGGAGAGGTTCTTTGAGACCCGG gTTGCCGGTCCTCCCTTTAAATACAACACTCTGAATGCCTTCACAAAGCTGCTGGGAGCGCCCACAAACATCCTCCGGGACTGCGTGCGCATCATGAAGCTGGAGCTG TTCCCTGACCAGGCTGGACAGTTGAAGTGGAACGTCCAGTTCTGTCTCACCATACCTCCCAGTGCTCCTCCCATCGCTCCTCCGGGAACCATTGCCGTTGTGCTCAAGTCCAAGATGCTTTTCTTT ctgcagctgacCCAGCGCATCCCGGTCCCCCAGGAGCCGGTGAGCATCATCGTGCCCATCGTGTACGACATGGCCACGGGCCTGACCCAGCAGGCGGACATCCCCAGGCAGCCCAGCTCCTCGGGGGCCGCGGCTCTCATGGTCTCCAATATCCTCAAGAGGTTTAATGAGCTGCACCCTGCCAGACCGG GCGAATGCACCATATTTGCATCTGTTCACGAGCTGATGGCGAACCTCACGCTGCCCCCCGGCACCCGCCAGTAA
- the med14 gene encoding mediator of RNA polymerase II transcription subunit 14 isoform X1, with protein sequence MAPVQIGADGQLVPLGGPVVSGPQPPPPGTPATQGVRLSLLIEFLLQRTYHEITLLAELLPRKTDMERKIEIVQFASRTRQLFVRLLALVKWASNAGKVEKCAMISSFLDQQTILFVDTADRLASLARDALVHARLPSFAIPFAIDVLTTGSYPRLPTCIRDKIIPPDPITKAEKQTTLSQLNQILRHRLVTTDLPPQLANLTVANGRVKFRVEGEFEATLTVMGDDPDIPWRLLKLEILVEDKETGDGRVLVHSLQVNFIHELVQARLCADEKPLQDMYNCLHSFCLSLQLEVLHSQTLMLIRERWGDLVQEERYVPAKYLTLAVWNQQVLGRKTGTASVHKVTIKIDESDGSKPLQISHEPPLPACDSKLMERAMKIDHLSVEKLLIDSVHARSNQKLQELKAILKTSNPSDNSFIETALPTLIIPILEPCGRSECLHIFVDLHSGMFQPMLYGLDQSMLDDIEKTINDDMKRITSWLQQLKFWLGEQRCRQSVKHLPTVCTDILHLSNSASHPVGSLSKHKLFIKLTRLPQYYIVVEMLEVPGSPIALEYKYSFLSVSQLEGDDGPMCAQLLQHFKPNLEHLVQDTTAGRGVRAGAKRKISGDQGDSEPKKPKRSGEMCAFNKVLAHLVAMCDTNMPFIGLRTELSNMEIPNQGVQVEGDRSSHAIRLLKIPQCKGVGEETRRALERSLLDCTFRLQGRNNRTWVAELVLANCPLNSTHSKEQASTRHVYLTYENPLSEPVGGRKVVEMFLNDWNAISQLYQCVLNFSRALPEMPSYLSLFSEVRLYNYRKLVLCYGSTKGSSVTIQWNSNSQRFHLSLGTVGPNSGCSNCHNIILHQLQEMFNKGPNVMQLLQVLFDTQAPLNAINKLPTVPMLGLTQRTNTAYQCFSILPQSPTHIRLAFRNIYCIDIYCRSRGVVAIRDGAYSLFDNTKIVEGFYPAPGLKTFLNMFVDSNQDARRRSVNEDDNPPSPVDVMEGLINQLPAQQPPQAMRGGAGGVYPPLTSPPPNYHPNVTPSPSMMPTQSPGNIHASGSPSGALRAPSPFGPTPSPSSLGIAMGQTSFASPHGALDPSSPYAMVSPSHRVQWPGSPQVSGPSPGARIHGMSPGNPSLHSPIPDPHSPRAGTSSQIMPTSMPPPRKLPQRPWAASIPTILTHNALHVLLLPSPTPCLVPGLAGSYLCSPLERFLGSVIMRRHLQRIIQQEASLTIVNSNEPGVIMFKTDVLKCRVALNPKNYQTLQLKVTPENTGPWSQEELQVLERFFETRVAGPPFKYNTLNAFTKLLGAPTNILRDCVRIMKLELFPDQAGQLKWNVQFCLTIPPSAPPIAPPGTIAVVLKSKMLFFLQLTQRIPVPQEPVSIIVPIVYDMATGLTQQADIPRQPSSSGAAALMVSNILKRFNELHPARPGECTIFASVHELMANLTLPPGTRQ encoded by the exons ATGGCTCCGGTGCAGATCGGGGCTGATGGGCAGCTCGTCCCGCTTGGCGGTCCGGTCGTTTCGGGACCTCAGCCACCACCACCCGGGACGCCGGCTACACAAGGGGTCCGACTCAGCCTGCTTATCGAGTTTCTCCTCCAGAGGACCTACCATGAAATCACCCTGCTGGCTGAGCT gCTCCCCAGGAAAACTGACATGGAGAG GAAAATTGAGATTGTCCAGTTTGCGAGTCGCACCAGGCAGCTGTTCGTACGCCTGTTGGCCCTCGTGAAGTGGGCGAGCAATGCAGGAAAAGTTGAGAAGTGTGCG ATGATCTCCAGCTTCCTGGACCAGCAGACCATCTTATTTGTGGACACAGCAGATCGACTAGCGTCGTTGGCCCGAGACGCCCTGGTTCATGCCCGTCTGCCCAGCTTCGCCATCCCCTTCGCCATCGACGTGCTCACCACAGGCTCATACCCTCGCTTGCCTACGTGCATTCGG gatAAGATCATTCCTCCAGACCCCATCACCAAGGCAGAGAAGCAGACCACGTTAAGCCAGCTGAATCAGATTCTACGACACCGCCTTGTCACCACAGATTTACCCCCTCAGCTGGCAAATCTCACAGTCG ctAATGGCCGTGTAAAGTTTCGAGTGGAGGGAGAGTTCGAGGCCACCTTGACCGTGATGGGTGACGACCCCGATATTCCCTGGAGGCTGCTGAAGTTGGAGATTCTCGTTGAGGATAAAGAAACCGGAG ACGGTCGAGTTCTGGTCCATAGTCTGCAGGTGAACTTCATCCACGAGTTGGTCCAGGCGCGGCTCTGCGCGGATGAAAAGCCCCTGCAGGACATGTACAACTGCTTGC ACTCCTTCTGCCTGTCGCTGCAGCTCGAGGTGCTCCACTCGCAGACTTTGATGCTGATCAGAGAGCGCTGGGGAGACCTGGTGCAGGAGGAGCGATACGTGCCTGCAAAATACCTCACGCTCGCTGTCTGGAA CCAACAAGTTTTGGGAAGGAAAACGGGTACAGCGTCAGTACATAAAGTCACCATTAAGATTGATGAATCAGATGGATCGAAGCCATTACAGATCTCCCATGAGCCTCCTCTCCCTGCCTGTGACTCCAAATTAATGGAGAGAGCAATGAAG ATTGATCACCTGTCAGTGGAGAAACTTTTGATCGACAGCGTGCACGCCCGATCCAATCAGAAGCTACAGGAACTGAAGGCCATACTTAAAACCAGCAATCCCAGTGACAACT CATTCATCGAGACAGCTTTACCCACACTCATTATTCCCATACTGGAGCCCTGCGGACGTTCAGAGTGCCTACACATTTTTGTTGACTTGCACTCTGGCATGTTTCAGCCCATGCTGTATGGATTAG ATCAGTCCATGCTGGATGACATTGAGAAGACCATCAACGACGACATGAAGCGCATCACGTCTTGGCTTCAACAACTGAA GTTCTGGTTGGGGGAGCAGCGGTGTCGACAGTCAGTGAAACACCTCCCCACTGTGTGCACTGATATCCTTCACCTCTCCAACTCGGCTTCTCACCCCGTTGGCAGCCTGTCCAAACACAAGCTCTTCATCAAACTGACACGTCTTCCACAGTACTACATT gTGGTGGAAATGCTGGAAGTGCCTGGCAGTCCCATCGCATTGGAGTACAAGTACTCCTTCCTGTCGGTGTCTCAGCTGGAGGGAGACGATGGACCCATGTGTGCACAGCTTCTGCAGCATTTTAAACCCAACCTGGAACATCTTGTGCAGGACACGACAGCGGGGAGAGGGGTCCGAGCTGGGGCTAAGAGAAAG ATTTCTGGAGATCAGGGAGACTCGGAGCCAAAAAAGCCAAAGCGGTCTGGGGAAATGTGTGCCTTCAACAAAGTGCTGGCTCACCTCGTGGCGATGTGCGACACCAACATGCCTTTCATTGGCCTAAGGACAGAG ctttccAACATGGAAATTCCAAATCAGGGTGTCCAAGTAGAGGGAGACCGCAGCAGTCATGCAATACGTTTACTGAA GATTCCTCAGTGTAAAGGTGTTGGAGAGGAGACCAGGAGAGCTTTGGAGCGATCGCTGCTCGACTGCACATTCCGCCTGCAGGGCAGGAACAACAGAACCTGGGTGGCCGAACTGGTTCTGGCCAACTGCCCGCTCAACAGCACTCACAGCAAGGAACAAG CCTCCACGCGACACGTGTACCTGACCTATGAGAACCCGCTGTCCGAGCCGGTGGGCGGCCGAAAGGTTGTGGAGATGTTCCTCAACGACTGGAACGCCATCAGTCAGCTCTACCAGTGTGTTCTCAATTTCTCCCGTGCCCTGCCAG AGATGCCGTCTTACCTGAGCCTGTTCTCGGAGGTGCGGCTCTATAACTACCGTAAGCTGGTGCTGTGCTACGGCAGCACCAAGGGGAGCTCCGTCACCATCCAGTGGAACTCCAACAGCCAGCGGTTCCACCTCTCCCTGGGCACCGTGGGGCCAAACTCGGGCTGCTCCAACTGCCACAACAtcatcctccaccagctccaggaGATGTTCAACAAAGGCCCAAATgtgatgcagctgctgcag GTGCTTTTTGACACGCAGGCTCCCCTGAATGCAATCAACAAGCTGCCGACCGTGCCCATGCTGGGCCTCACCCAGCGCACCAACACCGCCTACCAGTGCTTCTCCATCCTGCCCCAGTCCCCGACTCACATCCGCCTGGCATTCAGGAACATCTACTGCATCGACATCTACTGCCGCAGCCGCGGCGTGGTCGCAATCAGGGACGGCGCCTACAGCCTCTTTGACAACACCAAGATCGTGGAGGGCTTCTATCCTGCTCCCGGACTCAAG ACCTTCCTCAACATGTTCGTGGACAGCAACCAGGACGCTCGCAGACGCTCGGTCAACGAAGACGACAACCCGCCGTCGCCGGTGGACGTGATGGAGGGTCTGATCAACCAGCTGCCGGCTCAGCAGCCTCCGCAGGCCAtgaggggcggggctggaggcgTCTATCCTCCCCTCACCTCCCCGCCACCCAACTACCACCCCAACGTCACCCCGTCCCCGTCCATGATGCCCACCCAGtccccag GGAACATCCATGCCTCTGGCTCCCCTAGTGGAGCTCTGAGGGCCCCCTCTCCCTTTGGGCCCACCCCATCTCCGTCTTCTCTGGGCATAGCCATGGGCCAGACCAGCTTTGCCAGTCCCCACG GTGCTCTGGACCCCAGCTCTCCGTACGCCATGGtgtctcccagccacagggtcCAGTGGCCGGGCTCGCCGCAGGTCTCAGGACCTTCTCCCGGGGCGCGGATCCACGGCATGTCTCCCGGAAACCCTTCGCTGCACTCGCCTATTCCTGACCCTCATTCACCACGTGCTGGGACCA GTTCCCAAATCATGCCCACCAGTATGCCTCCACCCCGCAAGCTACCTCAGCGCCCCTGGGCCGCCTCCATTCCCACCATCCTCACCCACAATGCCTTGCACGTGCTCCTGCTCCCCTCGCCCACCCCCTGCCTGGTGCCGGGCCTGGCGGGAAGCTACCTCTGCTCGCCGCTGGAGCGCTTTCTGGGCTCGGTCATCATGAGACGCCACCTCCAGAGGATCATCCAGCAGGAGGCCAGC TTAACCATCGTGAACTCCAATGAGCCTGGAGTGATCATGTTCAAGACCGACGTGCTCAAATGCAGAGTGGCTCTGAACCCAAAGAACTACCAGACGCTGCAGCTCAAAGTCACTCCGGAGAACACGGGTCCCTGGTCCCAGGAGGAGCTCCAGGTGCTGGAGAGGTTCTTTGAGACCCGG gTTGCCGGTCCTCCCTTTAAATACAACACTCTGAATGCCTTCACAAAGCTGCTGGGAGCGCCCACAAACATCCTCCGGGACTGCGTGCGCATCATGAAGCTGGAGCTG TTCCCTGACCAGGCTGGACAGTTGAAGTGGAACGTCCAGTTCTGTCTCACCATACCTCCCAGTGCTCCTCCCATCGCTCCTCCGGGAACCATTGCCGTTGTGCTCAAGTCCAAGATGCTTTTCTTT ctgcagctgacCCAGCGCATCCCGGTCCCCCAGGAGCCGGTGAGCATCATCGTGCCCATCGTGTACGACATGGCCACGGGCCTGACCCAGCAGGCGGACATCCCCAGGCAGCCCAGCTCCTCGGGGGCCGCGGCTCTCATGGTCTCCAATATCCTCAAGAGGTTTAATGAGCTGCACCCTGCCAGACCGG GCGAATGCACCATATTTGCATCTGTTCACGAGCTGATGGCGAACCTCACGCTGCCCCCCGGCACCCGCCAGTAA